The Polyangiaceae bacterium genome includes a region encoding these proteins:
- a CDS encoding ABC transporter ATP-binding protein, with translation MIELSHVSKSFGRVVALRDVCLRIDPGERVAFIGSNGSGKTTLLRSLLGLLRVDGRVSIAGVDVAVSPEVALKSVAYMPQIAPPIEAPVREVVAAICRLREVKPKAVAERASRLGLVLSEVDKVRFRDLSGGTKQKVLAALTLAAEAPILVCDEPTANLDAQARAAFFAELDARPKHHVTLLCSHRLDEVRQLVDRVVELREGRIERDASVEELLADRQRFRVEVTLAKAAPESVRAFLLESGFSAAGAERFESLVTQTDKVAIVARLVREHGASISDLSVYHVDELDLTERASEPRLKVV, from the coding sequence GTGATCGAGCTCTCGCACGTCAGCAAGTCCTTCGGCCGCGTGGTCGCGCTGCGCGACGTCTGCCTGCGCATCGACCCGGGAGAGCGCGTGGCGTTCATCGGCTCGAACGGCTCCGGCAAAACCACGCTCCTGCGCAGCCTGCTCGGCCTCCTGCGCGTGGACGGCCGCGTGAGCATCGCCGGCGTGGACGTGGCGGTGAGCCCGGAGGTCGCGCTCAAGAGCGTGGCCTACATGCCGCAGATCGCGCCGCCCATCGAGGCGCCGGTGCGGGAGGTGGTGGCGGCCATCTGCCGGCTCCGGGAGGTGAAGCCGAAGGCCGTGGCGGAGCGCGCGAGCCGGCTCGGGTTGGTGCTCTCCGAGGTGGACAAGGTGCGCTTCCGGGATCTCTCCGGCGGGACGAAGCAGAAGGTGCTCGCGGCGCTGACGCTGGCGGCGGAGGCGCCGATCCTGGTCTGCGACGAGCCCACGGCGAACCTGGACGCGCAGGCACGCGCCGCGTTCTTCGCGGAGCTGGACGCCCGCCCCAAGCACCACGTCACCCTGCTCTGCTCCCACCGCCTCGACGAGGTGCGGCAGCTCGTCGACCGTGTGGTCGAGCTCCGGGAGGGGCGCATCGAGCGCGACGCCTCCGTGGAGGAGCTCCTGGCCGATCGCCAGCGCTTCCGCGTCGAGGTCACGCTGGCGAAGGCCGCGCCGGAGAGCGTGCGAGCCTTCCTCCTGGAGAGCGGCTTCAGCGCGGCGGGCGCCGAGCGCTTCGAGTCCCTGGTGACCCAGACGGACAAGGTGGCGATCGTCGCGCGCCTGGTGCGTGAGCACGGCGCTTCCATCTCCGACCTCAGCGTCTACCACGTGGACGAGCTGGATCTGACCGAGCGAGCCAGCGAGCCGCGGCTCAAGGTGGTGTGA